Proteins encoded together in one Undibacterium sp. CCC3.4 window:
- a CDS encoding DMT family protein has product MHIPVIWQTVGLLALSNVFMTVAWYGHLKNLAGKAWWVAALISWSIALFEYLLQVPGNRIGYTEYSLAQLKILQEVITLVVFVPFAMLYMDQPFKLDFVWAGLCMVGAVYFIFRN; this is encoded by the coding sequence GTAATCTGGCAAACTGTAGGCTTGCTGGCTCTGTCAAATGTCTTCATGACTGTGGCGTGGTACGGCCATCTTAAAAATCTGGCCGGCAAGGCTTGGTGGGTCGCCGCACTGATCAGTTGGAGCATCGCGCTATTTGAATACTTGTTACAAGTACCGGGCAACCGTATCGGCTACACCGAATACAGCTTGGCGCAGTTGAAGATTTTGCAGGAAGTGATCACGCTCGTGGTATTTGTGCCGTTTGCCATGCTGTATATGGATCAGCCGTTCAAACTCGACTTTGTTTGGGCCGGGCTGTGCATGGTCGGCGCCGTATATTTTATTTTCAGAAACTGA
- the panB gene encoding 3-methyl-2-oxobutanoate hydroxymethyltransferase codes for MANYLEDRKAVSVPSLLQMRAQGDKITMLTCYDASFAALMDRCGVEVLLIGDSLGMVCQGHNSTLPVTLADIAYHTAAVARGNNKALLVADMPFGSYATPEAAYANAVQLVQAGAQMVKLEGGTWLVPVIRFLTERAIPVCAHLGLTPQSVHQLGGYKVQGKTSAAADLLKAEALAVQAAGATLLVLEAIPAALGKEVTDSLSIPTIGIGAGVDCSGQVLVMHDLLGVFPGHKARFVKNFMDGQTSIDAAVLAYVSAVKQQSFPAAEHSF; via the coding sequence ATGGCTAACTATTTGGAAGACCGCAAAGCGGTCAGCGTTCCATCCCTGCTGCAGATGCGCGCACAGGGTGACAAAATCACCATGCTCACCTGTTATGACGCCAGCTTTGCGGCGCTGATGGATCGTTGTGGCGTCGAGGTTTTGCTGATCGGTGATTCACTCGGCATGGTTTGTCAGGGGCATAACTCGACCCTGCCGGTGACGCTGGCCGATATTGCCTACCATACCGCAGCGGTGGCACGTGGTAACAACAAAGCCTTGCTGGTGGCCGATATGCCGTTCGGCAGTTATGCCACTCCCGAGGCCGCCTATGCCAATGCCGTACAACTGGTACAAGCCGGTGCCCAAATGGTAAAACTCGAAGGCGGCACCTGGCTGGTGCCGGTAATTCGTTTTCTTACCGAGCGCGCGATTCCGGTGTGCGCCCACCTCGGTTTGACACCGCAATCGGTGCATCAACTCGGTGGTTATAAAGTGCAAGGCAAAACCTCGGCAGCGGCCGATTTACTCAAAGCCGAAGCACTGGCAGTACAAGCGGCCGGGGCGACGCTGCTGGTGCTCGAAGCCATTCCTGCAGCCTTAGGCAAGGAAGTCACCGACAGCCTGAGCATTCCTACCATCGGCATTGGGGCTGGCGTCGATTGCTCCGGCCAAGTATTGGTCATGCATGACTTGCTCGGCGTCTTCCCCGGCCATAAGGCGCGTTTCGTGAAAAACTTCATGGATGGCCAAACCAGCATCGATGCGGCCGTGCTGGCCTACGTCAGCGCCGTAAAACAGCAGAGCTTTCCGGCCGCTGAACACAGCTTCTGA
- a CDS encoding ABC transporter permease: protein MEIGAAVRQALFLLLTGDADLWTIIAVTLKTSLIGLCLALAPAIVGGYLIASHRFAGRRILIWLVQAALSLPTVLIGLLLYLLLSRQGPLGNWHWLFSQSGIIAGQALIAIPVLTAFTLSAVQAADPRLAETAVTLGATRWQVMVKILYEVRFGVMAAVINGAGRVLSEVGCAMMVGGNIAGVTRTITTAIALETSKGEFAAGIALGLVLIVLALLLNAALMLLQGDTSHAEQGQ from the coding sequence ATGGAAATCGGCGCGGCGGTTCGGCAAGCCTTGTTCCTGTTATTAACAGGAGATGCAGACTTATGGACCATCATCGCCGTCACGCTGAAAACCTCACTGATCGGCCTGTGTCTGGCACTGGCACCGGCCATCGTCGGCGGCTACCTGATCGCCAGCCATCGCTTTGCCGGCCGCCGTATTCTGATTTGGCTGGTGCAGGCAGCCTTATCGCTGCCGACCGTACTAATCGGTTTGTTATTGTATTTACTGCTGAGTCGGCAAGGCCCGCTTGGCAATTGGCACTGGTTGTTCAGCCAATCCGGCATCATCGCCGGGCAAGCGCTGATTGCCATACCGGTGCTGACTGCCTTCACCCTCAGCGCGGTGCAGGCGGCTGATCCACGCTTGGCAGAAACCGCCGTTACACTCGGTGCCACACGCTGGCAAGTGATGGTGAAAATTTTGTACGAAGTACGCTTCGGTGTGATGGCGGCGGTCATCAACGGTGCCGGCCGGGTGTTGTCGGAAGTCGGTTGCGCCATGATGGTCGGTGGGAATATCGCTGGCGTGACCCGCACCATCACGACGGCAATTGCACTCGAAACCAGCAAGGGCGAATTCGCCGCCGGGATTGCCTTGGGCCTGGTGCTGATCGTGCTGGCCTTGCTGCTCAATGCCGCCCTCATGCTCTTGCAAGGCGATACCAGTCACGCGGAGCAAGGACAATGA
- a CDS encoding ABC transporter ATP-binding protein — protein MKPLLHLREIRKSFGTRRLLDIEELRIAHAQTYILTGMNGSGKSSLLRILAGLESASISSCHYDGQACALTPYPRRLRQEVVYVHQHPLMFSGSVAANIAYGLRLQAAPDCAARVEQAMDWAGVMHLQDQAASTLSGGEKQRVALARALVLRPRLLLLDEPTANLDGSAREQVIALLATLTTAGSSVVLVCHDRELIALPDVQRWKLRDGQLEMR, from the coding sequence ATGAAGCCCTTGCTACACTTGCGAGAAATCCGCAAATCCTTCGGCACGCGTCGCTTGCTCGACATCGAAGAACTACGCATCGCCCATGCTCAGACTTACATACTGACGGGCATGAATGGCAGTGGCAAAAGCAGTTTGCTGCGCATCTTGGCCGGCCTCGAGAGCGCCAGCATCAGCAGTTGTCACTACGATGGCCAAGCCTGTGCGCTTACCCCCTACCCGCGCCGGCTGCGCCAAGAAGTCGTCTATGTGCATCAGCATCCCTTGATGTTTTCCGGCAGCGTGGCCGCCAACATCGCCTATGGTTTGCGTTTGCAGGCCGCGCCGGATTGCGCGGCGCGCGTCGAACAAGCGATGGATTGGGCTGGCGTTATGCATTTACAAGATCAGGCCGCGAGCACGCTGTCGGGCGGCGAAAAGCAACGCGTCGCACTGGCACGCGCCTTGGTGCTGCGACCGCGCTTGCTGCTGCTCGATGAACCGACTGCCAACCTCGACGGCAGCGCACGCGAACAAGTCATCGCCCTACTCGCCACTTTAACCACGGCCGGCAGCAGCGTGGTCTTGGTTTGCCACGACCGCGAATTGATTGCCCTGCCCGACGTGCAGCGTTGGAAATTACGCGACGGTCAGCTCGAAATGCGTTAA
- a CDS encoding TorF family putative porin yields MNHALPMLALCATLFATAAAAADEVKAETELSFNAALTSDYRYRGISQTRLQAAAQGGADINHNPSGLYAGTWLSTISWIKDTPAAGSTPLEWDVYVGKKGQINAALSYDVGLLGYLYVHNHLDQVGLNDANTLEIYGQIGVGPAYLKYSHASTPLFGLVDSKHSGYLDVGANIDLRPGLVLNLHVGYQKVHGINSAVASYHDFKIGLSQEVTQLDGAVLSIAAVGTNADQTFYASPVNGKFMGKNALVLMLSKSF; encoded by the coding sequence ATGAACCACGCCTTACCAATGCTGGCGCTGTGCGCCACGCTGTTTGCCACTGCTGCTGCGGCGGCCGACGAAGTCAAAGCCGAGACCGAACTGAGCTTTAATGCTGCCCTGACGAGCGACTACCGCTATCGTGGCATCTCGCAAACTCGTCTGCAAGCGGCGGCACAAGGCGGCGCCGATATCAACCACAATCCCAGCGGTTTGTATGCCGGCACCTGGTTATCGACGATCAGCTGGATCAAGGATACGCCGGCGGCTGGCAGCACACCACTGGAATGGGATGTGTACGTCGGTAAAAAGGGCCAGATCAATGCCGCGCTTTCTTATGATGTCGGCTTGCTCGGCTATCTCTATGTGCATAACCATCTCGATCAAGTCGGCCTCAATGATGCCAATACCTTGGAAATTTACGGCCAAATCGGGGTCGGCCCGGCTTATCTGAAGTACTCGCACGCGAGCACACCTTTGTTCGGTCTGGTCGACAGCAAACACAGCGGCTATCTCGATGTTGGTGCCAACATCGACCTGCGCCCCGGGCTGGTCCTCAATCTGCATGTCGGTTACCAGAAAGTCCATGGGATCAACAGCGCTGTCGCCAGTTACCATGATTTCAAAATCGGCCTGTCACAAGAAGTCACGCAACTCGACGGCGCGGTACTCAGCATCGCAGCGGTAGGCACGAATGCTGATCAGACCTTTTATGCTTCCCCGGTCAATGGCAAATTCATGGGTAAGAACGCACTGGTTCTGATGCTGAGCAAAAGCTTCTGA
- a CDS encoding potassium ABC transporter ATPase produces MEFLYLAGIAVFAASSFGLIAGCSLLGGGV; encoded by the coding sequence ATGGAATTTTTATACTTGGCCGGCATCGCCGTGTTCGCCGCCAGCAGCTTTGGCCTGATTGCCGGCTGCAGCCTGCTCGGAGGCGGCGTATGA
- the kdpF gene encoding K(+)-transporting ATPase subunit F, giving the protein MSLFQLIAAVAAALLFIYLVYALLKPEAF; this is encoded by the coding sequence ATGAGCCTGTTTCAACTGATCGCGGCCGTAGCCGCCGCCTTGTTGTTCATCTATTTGGTGTATGCCTTGCTCAAACCGGAGGCCTTCTGA
- the kdpA gene encoding potassium-transporting ATPase subunit KdpA produces the protein MNHSAFFQIALYMTVLTILAVPLGRYIKQVMQGERNLLTRLLQPLERLLYRLGGIRAEEEMSWKQYAIAVLAFNLLGVLAVYGLQRLQLQLPLNPQAFPAVSVDSSFNTAISFVTNTNWQGYTPEASMSYLTQMLGLSVQNFLSAATGLAVAIALIRGFARHSMAGIGNFWVDLTRGTLYLLVPLALVFALAFMSQGVIQNFSAYETAHTVEKLAYSTPQVDAAGTPMLDTAGAPLLQAHSSTTQTLPMGPVASQEAIKMIGTNGGGFFNANSAHPFENPTPLTNFLQMLAIFLIPAALCISFGLMVGDGRQGWAIFAVMSVLFVALAGTAMYAEQQGNPLFTQLGLDQSMSLMQAGGNMEGKESRFGIAASGLFATITTAASCGAVNAMHDSFTPLGGMVPLVLMQLGEVVFGGVGAGMYGMLIFAILAVFIAGLMIGRTPEYLGKKIEAFEIKMIAITILIGPLLVLVGSALSVSLAAGVAGIANPGAHGFSEILYAFVSAANNNGSAFAGLSSNTPYYNVMLAIAMWFGRFCIIIPILATAGSLARKKRLTATAGTLPTHGPLFVMLLLGTIVIVGALTYIPALALGPVVEHLIMLSH, from the coding sequence ATGAACCATTCTGCTTTTTTCCAAATCGCCTTGTACATGACGGTGCTGACTATCCTGGCGGTGCCGCTGGGACGCTATATCAAGCAAGTCATGCAAGGCGAACGCAACCTGCTGACACGCTTGCTGCAGCCGCTGGAACGGCTGTTATACCGACTTGGCGGCATCCGCGCCGAGGAGGAAATGAGCTGGAAGCAGTATGCCATCGCCGTCCTCGCCTTCAACCTGCTCGGGGTGTTGGCGGTATATGGACTACAACGTCTGCAACTGCAACTGCCTTTGAATCCGCAAGCCTTCCCGGCAGTCAGCGTCGATTCCTCTTTCAATACTGCCATCAGCTTTGTCACCAATACTAATTGGCAAGGCTATACGCCGGAAGCGAGCATGAGTTATCTGACGCAGATGCTCGGTCTGTCGGTACAGAATTTTCTTTCTGCCGCCACCGGTTTGGCCGTTGCAATCGCCTTGATACGTGGCTTTGCACGTCACAGCATGGCTGGCATCGGCAATTTCTGGGTCGACCTGACACGCGGCACGCTGTACCTGCTGGTGCCGCTGGCCTTGGTGTTTGCCCTTGCTTTCATGAGCCAAGGCGTGATCCAAAATTTCAGCGCTTATGAAACCGCGCACACCGTGGAAAAACTCGCTTACAGCACGCCACAAGTCGACGCTGCTGGCACACCCATGCTCGATACCGCCGGTGCACCCTTGCTGCAAGCGCACAGCAGTACCACCCAGACTTTACCTATGGGTCCGGTGGCCTCGCAAGAAGCGATTAAAATGATCGGCACCAATGGCGGCGGCTTTTTCAACGCCAACTCGGCGCATCCGTTTGAAAATCCAACGCCGCTGACTAATTTTTTGCAAATGCTGGCGATTTTTCTGATCCCGGCCGCGCTCTGCATCAGCTTCGGTTTGATGGTCGGTGATGGGCGTCAGGGTTGGGCGATTTTCGCCGTCATGAGCGTCTTGTTTGTCGCTCTCGCCGGCACCGCCATGTATGCCGAACAACAGGGTAATCCCTTGTTCACGCAACTCGGCCTCGACCAAAGCATGAGCCTGATGCAAGCGGGCGGCAATATGGAAGGCAAGGAAAGCCGCTTCGGCATCGCCGCTTCGGGCTTGTTTGCCACCATTACCACGGCCGCATCCTGCGGTGCCGTCAATGCCATGCATGATTCCTTCACACCGCTGGGCGGCATGGTGCCACTGGTATTGATGCAGCTCGGGGAAGTAGTGTTCGGCGGCGTCGGTGCCGGTATGTACGGCATGTTGATTTTCGCGATTCTGGCGGTGTTTATCGCCGGCCTGATGATCGGTCGCACACCGGAATATTTGGGGAAGAAAATCGAAGCCTTCGAAATCAAGATGATCGCCATCACCATATTGATCGGCCCTTTGTTGGTGTTGGTCGGCAGCGCGCTGTCAGTCAGTCTGGCTGCTGGCGTGGCCGGCATCGCCAATCCCGGTGCACACGGTTTCAGTGAAATTCTGTATGCCTTCGTGTCGGCGGCGAATAACAATGGCAGCGCCTTTGCCGGTCTCTCCAGTAATACGCCGTATTACAACGTGATGCTGGCCATTGCCATGTGGTTTGGACGCTTCTGTATCATCATCCCGATTCTGGCCACCGCCGGCTCCTTGGCGCGCAAAAAACGCCTGACTGCTACCGCCGGCACACTGCCTACCCATGGTCCGCTGTTCGTCATGCTGCTGCTCGGTACCATCGTCATCGTCGGTGCCCTCACCTATATCCCGGCGCTGGCGCTCGGTCCGGTGGTCGAACATTTGATCATGCTGTCGCACTAG
- the kdpB gene encoding potassium-transporting ATPase subunit KdpB yields the protein MSHTNELSLLTASIVKPAMVDALRKLQPQIQMKNPVMFVVYVGSILTTALTVQAFIAEGEAPAGFILAVSLWLWFTVLFANFAEALAEGRSKAQAESLRGAKQDVRAKKLNVAKRDATQMLVSGASLRKGDIILIEAGDVVPADAEVIEGVASVDESAITGESAPVIRESGGDFNAVTGGTKVLSDWIIVRVSVNPGEAFLDRMIAMVEGAKRQKTPNEIALTILLVALTIVFLLATVTLLPFSQFGVLASGGGRAVSITVLVALLVCLIPTTIGGLLSAIGVAGMSRMMQANVIATSGRAVEAAGDVDVLLLDKTGTITLGNRQACAFYPAPGVSEDELADAAQLSSLADETPEGRSIVILAKQKFALRERDIGALGAVFIPFTAQTRMSGVDLQQGGVQRAIRKGSVEATRSYFTALGHSFPLAVTERVEQVARQGSTPLVVIDDQRVMGVVELKDIVKGGIKERFAELRKMGIKTIMITGDNRLTAAAIAAEAGVDDFLAEATPEDKLKLIRSYQAEGKLVAMTGDGTNDAPALAQADVAVAMNSGTQAAKEAGNMVDLDSNPTKLIEIVEIGKQMLMTRGSLTTFSIANDVAKYFAIIPAAFASTYPQLNALNLMQLSSPASAIMSAVIFNALIIVFLIPLALKGVKYRALGAALLLRRNLLVYGLGGLIVPFIGIKLIDLILTLFGLV from the coding sequence ATGAGTCATACAAACGAACTGTCTTTGCTCACTGCGAGCATCGTCAAACCCGCGATGGTCGATGCCTTGCGCAAGCTGCAGCCGCAAATTCAAATGAAAAACCCGGTCATGTTTGTGGTCTACGTCGGCAGTATTTTGACCACAGCCCTGACGGTACAAGCCTTTATCGCCGAGGGTGAAGCGCCGGCCGGCTTCATCCTGGCGGTCAGCCTGTGGCTATGGTTTACGGTCTTGTTTGCCAACTTCGCCGAAGCCTTGGCGGAGGGGCGCAGCAAAGCCCAGGCGGAATCACTGCGCGGTGCCAAGCAAGATGTGCGCGCCAAAAAGCTCAATGTAGCCAAACGCGATGCGACGCAAATGCTGGTCAGTGGTGCCAGTCTGCGTAAGGGCGATATCATCTTGATCGAAGCCGGCGATGTGGTGCCGGCTGACGCTGAAGTGATCGAAGGCGTGGCCTCGGTCGACGAATCGGCGATTACCGGCGAATCGGCACCGGTGATCCGTGAATCGGGCGGCGATTTCAATGCCGTCACGGGCGGCACCAAGGTGCTGTCGGACTGGATCATCGTGCGCGTCTCGGTCAATCCCGGCGAGGCCTTTCTCGATCGTATGATCGCCATGGTGGAAGGGGCGAAACGTCAAAAGACCCCGAATGAAATCGCCCTGACCATTTTATTGGTGGCCTTAACGATTGTGTTTCTGCTGGCAACCGTCACCCTGCTGCCATTTTCGCAATTCGGTGTGCTCGCGTCGGGCGGCGGCCGGGCGGTCAGCATTACGGTACTGGTGGCCTTGTTAGTGTGCCTGATTCCTACCACCATCGGCGGCTTGCTGTCAGCCATCGGTGTCGCCGGTATGAGTCGTATGATGCAGGCCAATGTGATTGCCACTTCGGGCCGGGCGGTGGAAGCGGCCGGCGATGTGGATGTATTATTGCTCGATAAAACCGGCACGATTACCCTCGGCAATCGTCAGGCCTGTGCCTTTTATCCAGCACCGGGCGTGAGCGAAGATGAATTGGCCGATGCCGCACAATTGTCATCACTGGCCGATGAAACACCGGAAGGCCGCAGCATTGTGATTCTGGCCAAGCAAAAATTCGCGCTCCGGGAACGCGATATCGGCGCGCTCGGCGCGGTATTCATTCCCTTCACGGCACAAACCCGCATGAGCGGCGTCGATCTGCAGCAGGGCGGCGTGCAGCGTGCGATACGCAAGGGTTCAGTTGAAGCCACCCGCAGCTACTTTACCGCCCTCGGCCACAGCTTCCCGCTGGCTGTCACCGAACGGGTTGAGCAAGTGGCCCGTCAAGGCAGCACGCCTTTGGTAGTAATCGACGATCAACGCGTAATGGGTGTGGTCGAGCTCAAGGATATCGTCAAAGGCGGCATCAAAGAACGCTTCGCCGAATTGCGCAAAATGGGTATCAAAACCATTATGATCACCGGGGATAATCGCTTGACCGCGGCGGCGATTGCCGCTGAAGCTGGCGTCGATGATTTTCTGGCCGAAGCAACGCCGGAAGACAAACTCAAACTGATCCGTTCGTATCAAGCCGAAGGCAAACTGGTGGCGATGACCGGTGATGGCACCAATGATGCACCGGCCTTGGCCCAGGCCGATGTCGCCGTAGCGATGAACAGCGGCACCCAGGCGGCCAAGGAAGCCGGCAATATGGTCGATCTCGATTCTAACCCGACCAAGCTGATCGAGATCGTCGAAATCGGTAAGCAAATGCTGATGACGCGCGGCTCGCTGACGACCTTCAGTATCGCCAACGATGTGGCGAAATATTTCGCCATCATTCCAGCCGCTTTCGCCAGCACTTACCCGCAGCTTAATGCCCTCAACCTGATGCAGCTCAGCAGCCCGGCCAGCGCCATCATGTCGGCGGTGATTTTCAATGCCCTCATCATCGTGTTTTTAATTCCTTTGGCGTTAAAAGGAGTGAAATATCGCGCCCTCGGTGCCGCCCTGCTGTTGCGTCGCAATTTGCTGGTGTATGGTCTCGGCGGTCTGATCGTTCCCTTCATCGGCATCAAACTCATCGACCTCATCCTGACGCTGTTCGGTCTGGTATAA
- the kdpC gene encoding potassium-transporting ATPase subunit KdpC codes for MKLLRPLLVSFFTLSCLTGLLYPLVVSGIGQVAFSDQANGSLIIEHGKVVGSRLIGQNFSAPEYFWGRPSAAGTFAYNGMSSGGSNLGPTNPALKAALEERIKALRAADPSNTLAIPVDLVTASGSGLDPEISPAAAAYQIARVARARGRSSAQITALVAEHSVGPQLGLFGEARVNVLELNLALNKMR; via the coding sequence ATGAAACTCTTACGTCCCCTGCTGGTTTCCTTCTTCACCCTCTCTTGTCTCACCGGCTTACTGTACCCGCTGGTAGTCAGCGGCATCGGCCAAGTGGCCTTCAGTGATCAAGCCAACGGCAGCCTCATCATCGAGCATGGCAAGGTCGTCGGTTCACGCCTGATCGGCCAAAATTTTTCCGCTCCTGAGTATTTTTGGGGTCGGCCTTCGGCCGCCGGAACCTTTGCTTACAATGGTATGTCTTCCGGCGGCTCCAATCTGGGTCCGACCAATCCGGCCCTCAAAGCAGCGCTGGAAGAGCGCATCAAAGCGCTGCGCGCCGCCGATCCCAGTAATACCTTGGCGATTCCGGTCGACTTGGTGACGGCTTCCGGCAGCGGCCTCGACCCTGAAATCAGTCCGGCCGCAGCGGCCTATCAAATTGCTCGCGTCGCGCGGGCACGGGGCCGCAGTTCGGCGCAAATCACTGCACTGGTCGCCGAACACAGCGTCGGCCCGCAACTAGGCTTGTTCGGTGAAGCACGCGTGAATGTATTGGAATTGAATCTGGCACTCAATAAAATGCGGTAA
- a CDS encoding DUF4118 domain-containing protein — protein MMTARPDPDALLDKIQREEHKQQRGRLKIFFGACAGVGKTYAMLAAAHAQIKTGVDVVVGVVETHGRQETLQMTRELTLLPLRQIEYKQKFLAEFDLDAALARRPELILIDELAHSNVVGSRHAKRWQDIEELLVAGIDVYTTVNVQHLATLNDVVGQITGVRVWETVPDQFFDLADEITLVDLPPDELLRRLKDGKVYLEQQAQRAAKNFFRKGNLIALRELALRRTADQVDVQMRDYRADQAINQVWQAKERLLVCIGPDASASKLVRGAARLAASLRADWIAVYVETPQLQNLGKVQREAIVKTLKLAQELGAETTTLAGEHLPTLLLSYASSRNVSKLVVGKSLRPLWQRLLRNSLADELANRSSTIDVVMVGHDQVVGSSRGGMAAAYFLSGESKTPTGIRAYLWSAALCLAATLVCAGLTHIFDLANVVMLYLLTVVFVAIRFGRGASVLASFLSVAAFDFFFVPPRFSFSVSDSQYLFTFVIMLAVSLTISNLMANLHFQARIAQSRERRADALYTMTRALSGALMVEQILEISIAHLAPIFHARIAVLLPDSHENVRDPIVAGSHAADLTELDNSVAQWVYQHAQPAGLGTPTLPSNAVLYLPLQAPMRTRGVLAIAPLDPEQIFQPEQQQLLDTFAGQIALALERVHYVEVAQDALLNIEAERLRNSLLSAISHDLRTPLTAIVGLASTLHEQSELAPATRAELSRAIHEEALRMSGLVANLLDMARLQSGKIQLNSQWQPLEEVVGSALRACRHSLTGWPVETQIPADLPLLYFDAVLLERVLCNLLENAAKYGAGSISVSAAKHAAEVWVSVTDHGPGLPVGVPIFEKFTRGTMESASPGVGLGLAICAGIISAHGGKIWAEDLPGTDGHSGGARFYFSLPLGNAPEIETE, from the coding sequence ATGATGACCGCGCGCCCCGATCCCGATGCCTTGCTCGATAAAATTCAACGCGAAGAACACAAGCAGCAACGTGGCCGCTTAAAGATTTTTTTCGGTGCCTGCGCCGGCGTCGGCAAAACCTATGCGATGCTGGCGGCCGCCCATGCGCAAATCAAGACTGGTGTCGATGTCGTGGTGGGGGTAGTCGAAACGCATGGCCGCCAAGAGACCCTGCAAATGACGCGCGAGTTGACGCTGCTGCCGCTGCGACAGATCGAATACAAACAAAAATTTCTCGCCGAATTCGATCTCGACGCTGCGTTGGCGCGCCGCCCCGAGCTGATTTTGATCGATGAGCTGGCGCATTCGAATGTCGTCGGTTCGCGCCATGCCAAGCGTTGGCAAGATATCGAAGAATTACTGGTGGCCGGCATCGATGTCTATACCACCGTCAATGTTCAACATTTAGCCACGCTCAATGATGTGGTTGGCCAAATCACTGGCGTGCGCGTGTGGGAAACGGTACCCGATCAGTTTTTCGATTTAGCCGATGAAATTACCCTGGTCGATCTGCCACCCGATGAATTACTGCGGCGTTTGAAGGATGGCAAAGTTTATCTGGAACAGCAGGCGCAGCGCGCGGCGAAAAATTTTTTCCGTAAAGGTAATCTGATCGCCTTGCGCGAACTGGCGCTGCGGCGTACCGCCGATCAAGTCGATGTGCAAATGCGCGATTACCGCGCCGACCAAGCTATCAATCAAGTTTGGCAAGCCAAAGAGCGGCTGCTGGTCTGCATTGGTCCCGATGCCAGCGCCAGCAAGTTAGTACGCGGCGCGGCACGCCTGGCCGCGAGCTTGCGGGCCGATTGGATCGCCGTCTATGTCGAAACGCCGCAGTTACAAAATCTCGGCAAGGTACAGCGCGAAGCCATCGTCAAGACGCTCAAGTTGGCGCAGGAACTCGGAGCCGAAACGACTACTCTGGCCGGTGAACATCTGCCAACTTTATTACTCAGTTATGCCAGCAGTCGCAATGTTTCCAAGCTGGTGGTCGGCAAGTCGCTGCGCCCGCTGTGGCAACGCTTACTGCGTAACAGTTTGGCCGACGAACTGGCGAACCGCAGCAGCACGATCGATGTGGTGATGGTGGGGCATGACCAGGTGGTCGGCAGCAGTCGCGGCGGCATGGCGGCAGCCTATTTTTTAAGTGGAGAAAGCAAGACCCCGACCGGCATCCGCGCTTATTTGTGGAGCGCCGCACTGTGTCTCGCTGCCACCTTGGTCTGCGCCGGGCTGACACATATTTTTGATTTAGCCAATGTGGTCATGCTGTACTTGCTCACGGTGGTGTTCGTGGCGATACGCTTCGGCCGTGGCGCTTCGGTACTCGCCTCGTTTCTCAGTGTGGCGGCGTTTGATTTCTTTTTCGTGCCACCACGTTTTTCTTTCAGTGTCAGCGACAGCCAGTATTTATTCACTTTCGTGATCATGTTGGCCGTTTCTCTGACTATCAGTAATCTGATGGCCAATCTGCATTTTCAAGCACGCATCGCGCAGTCGCGCGAACGCCGCGCTGATGCGCTCTACACCATGACGCGTGCGCTCTCGGGGGCGCTGATGGTGGAACAAATTCTGGAAATCAGCATTGCCCATCTGGCACCGATTTTCCATGCCCGCATCGCCGTCTTGCTACCCGATAGTCATGAGAATGTACGCGACCCCATCGTCGCCGGCAGCCATGCCGCCGACTTGACAGAACTCGACAACAGCGTAGCGCAGTGGGTGTATCAACATGCCCAGCCGGCCGGGCTTGGCACGCCCACGTTGCCCTCGAATGCCGTGCTGTATTTGCCGCTACAAGCGCCGATGCGCACCCGCGGCGTGTTAGCCATTGCCCCGCTCGATCCCGAGCAAATTTTTCAACCGGAACAGCAGCAATTGCTCGATACCTTCGCCGGTCAGATCGCGCTGGCGCTGGAACGTGTCCATTATGTCGAGGTAGCGCAGGACGCCCTGCTCAACATCGAAGCCGAACGGCTACGCAATTCTCTGCTATCGGCCATTTCGCATGATTTGCGCACGCCACTGACCGCCATCGTCGGCTTGGCCAGCACCTTGCACGAGCAAAGCGAGCTGGCACCGGCCACGCGTGCCGAACTGAGCCGGGCGATTCACGAAGAAGCGCTGCGGATGAGCGGCTTGGTCGCCAATTTGCTCGATATGGCACGCTTACAATCAGGTAAAATTCAATTGAACAGCCAGTGGCAACCACTCGAAGAAGTGGTCGGCAGCGCACTGCGGGCCTGCCGCCATAGCCTCACCGGCTGGCCGGTAGAGACGCAGATTCCAGCCGATTTGCCACTGCTATACTTCGACGCAGTATTATTGGAACGGGTCTTGTGCAATCTGCTCGAAAATGCGGCCAAATACGGGGCCGGCAGCATCAGCGTCAGCGCCGCCAAACATGCCGCCGAAGTCTGGGTCAGTGTCACTGACCATGGCCCGGGGTTGCCGGTGGGGGTGCCTATTTTTGAAAAATTCACGCGCGGTACTATGGAATCAGCCAGCCCCGGCGTCGGCTTGGGCTTGGCGATTTGCGCGGGCATCATCAGCGCGCATGGCGGTAAAATATGGGCGGAAGATTTACCGGGCACGGATGGCCACTCAGGTGGTGCCCGCTTCTATTTTTCACTGCCACTCGGGAATGCTCCTGAAATAGAAACCGAATAG